The nucleotide sequence AGGTATGCCGCGAATTCGTCGGGCGAACGCAGGTCGGGCGCCGCGCCGATCTGGCGCAGCTTCTGTTCCATGTCGTCCGATTTCATGATCGCCGCCATGGCGCCGCGCAGGCGCTGCAGCACCGGCGCGGGCACCTTCGCCGGCACGAACACCGCGAACCAGGCGCTGACTTCAAAGCCCGGCATGCCGCTTTCGGCCACGGTCGGCACATCGGGCAGCAAGGCGCTGCGCTGCAGGCTGGTGACGGCCAGCGCGCGCAGCTTGCCCTCGCGGATGTGGGGAACCGAGGTGGTCTGCAGGTCGAACATCAGCGGCACGTGGCCCGCCATCACGTCCACCAGGGCCGGCGCGCTGCCGCGGTACGGCACGTGCACCAGGCGGATGCCGGCGGCGTTGGCCAGCATCTCGCCGGCCAGGTGGTTGGACGTGCCCGGGCCGGCAGACGCGTAGTCCAGCGTGCCCGGCTGCTTCTGCGCCGCGGCGATGACGTCCGCCAGCGTGTGGAACGGCGAACCGGGCGGCGTGACCAGCACGAACGGCGTCGACGCCACGGGCGCCACCAGCGCGAAGTCGCGGATCGGGTCGTAGCCGACCTTGTTGATTGCCGGGTTGATGGCGTGCGAGCTGACCGTGCCCAGCAACAGCGTGTAGCCGTCGGCCGGCGCCTGGGCGGCAAAGTGCGCCCCTATCGCCGTGCCCGCGCCGCCCTTGTTTTCAACGACCACCGGCTGGCCCAGTTTTTCGCCCAGCTTCTGGCCGATGGCCCGCGCCAGGATGTCAGCGGAACCGCCCGCCGGATAGGGCACGACCAGCGTGATGGAACGCACGGGAAAATCCTGCGCCGCGGCCTGCCCCGCGGGTGCGGCGAGCAGCATACAGGAGGCGATCGGCGCAATCAGTCGGCACAGTGGGTTCATGCGATTCATCCGTCATGGGTGGCATTCCATTGCTGGGCGATGATCTTGATTCGCGTCAAATGCTCCCAAGTAACAACCCGCTTGTCTAATACCGTTCAAGCGGGCCGCTGATACGCCGCGCGAATCACGCCGCCGCAGGCTTGGCCGGGCCCAGCGCGCTGGCCAGGAAGGCCTGGATAACGGGGTTGTCATTGGCGGCGGCGTGGGCGAACAGCAACTGATAGCTGGGCGGATTGCGCGTTTCGGCAATTTCCAGAAAGCTGACCTCGGACATATGCAGGCGGCGCATGGCAGAGGGCACCAGCGCGACGCCCAGCCCGCCCGCCACCAGGGTCAGGATGGCCTGCATCTGCGAGGCCTCCTGGACGATCCGCGGCATGAAGCCCGCGGCCTGGCAGGCGCCCAGCAGCGCGCCGGCGAAACCCGCGCCCTCGGCCGCCGGAAAAGAAACGAACGACTCCCCCGCCAGCTCTTTCATTTTTACCTTCTGGCGCCGGGCCAGCGCATGCCCGACGGGGACTGCGATGACGAAGTGCTGGGACTGCAGCGCCACCAGCTCGAGCCCTTGCGAATCGTAGACCGGCCCCACCAGCAGCGCGAGATCCGTGTGGCCGTTCTGCAGGTCTTCCAGCTGGCGCCGTGTGGTCTCGGCCGTGAGCGTCAGCTGCACAGTGGGGTAGTCGCGCTGGAAGCGCTTGAAGATCTCGGGCAGTACATCGAGCGCGGCGCTGGGAACGAACGACAGGCGCAGCGCGCCCTCCAGCCCGCTGCCGGTGCGGCGGGCGCGCTCGCGCGCCTGTTCGACAAACTGCAGCAGGCGTATCGCGTCCCGGTAGAACACCTTGCCGGCGGCGGTCAGCCGTACATGGTGCTTGCTGCGATCGAGCAGCGCCGTGCCGATGTCGGCTTCCAGATGCTGCATCGCGGTTGAAAGCGGCGGCTGCGACATGTGCAGCCGCTCGGCCGCGCGGCGAAAGTTGAGCTCTTCGGCGACGACGACAAACTGGCGAACCAGGCGGAGTTCGAACATGGGCGCCCCCATAGGCATGGCCGCGGGTTGGCAATATCTAGCACGAATCACGTAGCAATGTAAATAGTATTGGATGTATCAAGGCAGCTTTCCTAGCATGGCTGTTGCGCGGCTTCTTCCTGTTTCCACTCAAGGACCTCATCAGATGCAACCGTCCCTGCTCGAAGAAATCCCCCAGGTTCCCAATCCCTATCCGGTGGTGGCCACCGTCGAATATCCGGAAGTCTGGCGCCTGTGCACGCAGGCACGGGATCTCGCCTGGGATCCGGTTGCCGATATCGATTATTCGGATCTTGCCCAGGCGGACCTGCCCGACGAAGTGCGCGCGGCCGGCGCCGAGTGGTGGAGCCTGCGCGCCTGGATGGAGCACGGCGCCACCCCGTACGGGGCCGAGCGCCTGCGCGAAGCGATTTTTTCGCATCAGCCGTTCGAGGTGAAGCAGCACATCACCAACTTCATCGCCGAAGAACTGCGCCACCACGAGGCCAGCTTCCGCATCGCCGAGCATCTGAACGGCTACGAGGCGACCCCGCGCGCCGACTACTTCAAGGACATCATTCCGCGCTTCCACGACGAGAAAGACGAGAAGGCGATGAGCTTTTACGCAAGCCTGTCGGTCAATACGCTGTTCGAGCAGCTGTCGGGCGAACTGCTGCAGGCGCGCTACGAAAACGCGCGCTTCGCCTCCATACGCGAGGCCTGCCGGCTCATCCTGCGCGACGAGGCGCGCCACATCCAGTTCGGCCGCATCATCATGCGCCGCTTCTTTTCTGAACTGCCCGCCGAAGAAAAGCGCGTGATCGGCGACAAGGTGGCCAAGAAGCTGCGGGGCAGCCTGCTCAACGGCGTCTACGCCGTGGTCAGCCTGCCCGACGACGAGCGCGCCCGGTCCGGGCGCAAACGCGCGCTGGCCGCCGAATACGGCCTGGGCGCCACGCACCCCGACGACGAACTGGCGATCATCCGCAAAGGCCTGGACCAGATCCGCGAAGACGTGGGCGCCTACGGCATCGAGATCCCGCGCGTGCCCGAAATCGACGACTGTGCGCAGTAAGGGGCGCCCCATGCCGAACCGCGTCATCGCGCCCGCGGGCATCGCCCCGCCTCTGGGGCCCTACAGCATGGCCATTGCGTCCGACGGGCCGGGCACCTGGCTGCACATCGCCGGCCAGGTCGGCATCGGCCCGGGCGGCGCGCTGCTCGACGGCTTCGAGGCGCAGGCCCGCCAGGCCTGGTCGAACCTGGCGGCCGTGCTGGCCGAGGCCGGCATGCAGATGCAGCATCTCGTCAAGGTCAACACCTACCTGACCCGCGCGGCTGACGTGCCGCTGCTGGGGCCGGTGCGCGCCGCCTTCATGGGCGAGGCCAGGCCGGCATCGACCCTGGTCATTGTGCAGGCGCTGGCGCAGCCGCAGTGGCTGGTGGAAGTCGAGGCCGTGGCCTTCCTGCCCGCCCCCGCCTGACCTGAAGAGGCATCATGACGGCGCGCCCCGAGCCGCTGACCCGGCGCCTGCGCGAGATCGGCGCCCGCTGGCAGCAGGATATCCGCGCCGCCGGCGATGAAACCAAGGCGCTGTACCTGCCCTTGCTGGCGCAGGCGCCCAAGAGCGGCGTCGAGGCCGTGCGCGACCTGGCTTATGGAGATGATCCGCGCCAGACGCTCGACGCATACCGGCCGGCCGGGGCGCGCAATGCCCCGGTGGTTGTCTTCGTGCATGGCGGCGCCTTCATCCGGGGCGCCAAGAACATCAACGCCGAAATGTACGCCAACGTGGCCACGTGGTTCGCCCGCCATGGCTGCGTGGGCATCAACATGGAGTACCGGCTGGCGCAGCAGGCGCCGTATCCCGGCGGCGCGGCCGATGTCGCGCTGGCCTGCCGCTGGCTGGCGCGCCACGTCGGCGCGCTGGGCGGGGATGCAGGCCGGATCTGCCTGGTCGGCCATTCCGCCGGCGGCACCCATGTCGCGACCTGGGCGTGCGACCCGCTGTGCGGGCTGCCGCCCATCAACGTACGATGCGCCGTGCTGGTGTCGGCGCGGCTGAAGGCCGACGTTCTGCCGGCCAACCCCAATGCGCCGGGCGTGGCGGCCTACTTTGGCCCGGACCCGGCCTGCCACGGCCCGCGCTCGCCGCTGGCCCATGCCGCGCGCGCGCCCTTGCCGGTGCTGGTGGCCAATGCCGAGTTCGAGAATCCGCTGCTGGACCTGTACGGCCTGGAGTTCGCGCTGGCGCTGGGCCGGGCGCGCGGCGCGGCGCCCCTGCACATCGCCCTGCCGGACCACAACCATGTATCGATCATGGCCCATTTCAATACGCCCGAGCAGTGGCTGGGCGAGCAGGTGCTGGCGTTTTTCGAGCGCTCGTGCCGTTGACGGCCGGCCGGCGGGCGCCTGGCCGGCCGCCGGCCCGCGCTACGCGATGGCCACCAGTTCGGCCCCTTCGGCCACCTGGTCGCCCACGGCGTAGAACACTTCCTGCACCTTGCCGTCGGCCGGGGCCGAAATCGTGTGCTCCATTTTCATGGCTTCCATGACCAGCAGCGGCTGGCCCCTGGACACGCTGTCGCCGGCCTGCACGGCGATGGAGATGATCTTGCCCGGCATGGGCGCCGTCAGCCCGCCGGCGTGGTCGGCCTGGTCGTCCTGCGCATGGGCCAGCGCATCGTGCAGGCCCAGCACCTGCGTGCGGCCTTCGCGGAACACATAGGCCTTGCCATCGTGCAGCACCACCGTGCCGGCGCTTTCGCGGCCATCCAGCACAATGCGCAGGCCATAGGCCAGATTCGGGTTGGCGCTGGCGTGCGCGCGCCAGGAAAACGCCTGGGGTGCGTCGGCCCCGGCGCCGGCCAGCGTCCAGGCCTGCCCGTCGCGCGCCACCGTTACGTCGCGCAGAGTGTCGACGTCCAGCCACTGCACGGCCTGCTGGTAGCGCCCGCCCAGGCGCCAGCCGTCGCGCACGTCCCAGGGGTCGGCAGCCGGCCTGGCGGCCTGGCCGGCGGATTGCGCCAGGCCCTGGCGCACCAGCACCGCCGCCGTGGCCAGCGCCAGCGCGATGGCATCGGCGGCGGCCGGCGGCGGCAGCAAGGTCTGGCGCTGGCGTTCGATCAGCCCGGTGTCCAGGTCGGCCGAGGCAAAGGCCTCGTCCCGCATCAGCCGGGTCAGGAACGCCACGTTGGTCTGTACGCCCACCGCATGGGTGTGCGCCAGCGCCTGGATCATGCGCGCGCGGGCCTGGTCGCGGTCGGCGCCGTGCACGATCAGCTTGGCGATCATGGGGTCGTAGAAGGGCGTAATGGCGTCGCCCATGCGCACGCCGCCGTCGACGCGCACCTCGCCGTTGGCGAACGCCGCGTGCGGCGGCAGTTCCAGATAGGCCAGCCTGCCGATCGACGGCAGGAAGCCCTTGTCGGGGTTTTCGGCGTAGATGCGCGCCTCGATGGCGTGGCCGCTGATGCGCAGGTCTTGCTGGGCGGCCGGCAGCGGCTGGCCCGCGGCCACGCGCAGCTGCCATTCCACCAGGTCGTGGCCGGTGATCATTTCGGTGACCGGGTGCTCGACCTGCAGGCGGGTGTTCATTTCCATGAAATAGAAGCGGCCGTCGGGCTCGGCGATGAATTCCACCGTGCCCGCGCCCACGTAGCCGACCGCGCGCGCCGCCGCCACGGCGGCCTCGCCCATGGCCTGGCGCCGCTCGGGCGTCATGCCGGGGGCCGGCGCTTCTTCGATGACTTTCTGGTGGCGCCGCTGCACCGAGCAGTCGCGCTCGAACAGGTACACGCAATTGCCGTGGGTGTCGGCGAACACCTGGATTTCGATGTGGCGCGGCTTCTGCAGATAGCGCTCGATCAGCACGCGGTCGTCGCCGAAGCTGGACGCGGCTTCGCGCTGGCACGAGGCCAGGGCGTCCAGAAAGGCGCCGGCCGATTCCACCACCCGCATGCCCTTGCCGCCGCCGCCGGCGCTGGCCTTGATCAGCACCGGGTAGCCGATGGCGTCGGCCTGCGTTTTCAGGAACTGCGGATCCTGGTTGTCGCCGTGGTAGCCCGGCACCAGCGGCACGCCGGCTTTTTCCATCAGCGCCTTGGCGGCCGACTTGCTGCCCATGGCGGCAATGGCCGACGCCGGCGGCCCCACGAAGGCAATGCCGGCATCGGCGGCGGCCCGCGCGAAGGCTTCGTTTTCGGACAGGAACCCGTAGCCGGGGTGGATGGCCTGCGCGCCGGTGTCGCGCGCGGCCTGCAGGATCGCGTCGGCGCGCAGGTAGCTGGCGCGCGGCTCGGGGCCGCCGATGTGCACGGCCACGTCGCAGGCCGCCACATGGCGCGCGCCCGCGTCGGCGTCGGAATACACCGCCACCGTGCGGATGCCCAGGCGGCGGGCGGTGGCGGCAACGCGGCAGGCGATTTCACCGCGGTTGGCGATCAGCAGAGTATCGAACATTGGCGTCATCCAGTCGGAATTGCTCGTTAACTTCAGCGGTGCTGCGGTTTTGCAGCAACCTTATCGGGGGCGCCGCGGATCCGGCTTCGCCGGTCCGCCAGCGCCGCCCCCTTGAGGGGGACGCGCGCAGCGCGCCGGGGGTGGGGCCTGCTCACATGCGGAACACGCCGAAGCGGGTGTCTTCGATGGGGGTATTGAGGGCCGCCGACAGCGCCAGGCCCAGCACGCGGCGCGTGTCGGCCGGCGCGATGATGCCGTCGTCCCACAGGCGCGCCGTGGCGTAGTACGGATGGCCTTCGTGTTCGTACTGAGCGCGGATGGGCGCCTTGAAGGCCTCTTCTTCTTCGGCCGACCACTGCCCGCCCTTGGCCTGGATGCCGTCGCGCCGCACGGTGGCCAGCACGCTGGCGGCCTGCTCGCCGCCCATGACCGAGATGCGCGCGTTGGGCCACATGAACAGCAGGCGCGGCGAGTAGGCGCGCCCGCACATGCCGTAGTTGCCGGCGCCGAACGAGCCGCCGATCAGCACCGTGAACTTGGGCACGTTGGCGGTGGCCACCGCGGTCACCATCTTGGCGCCGTGGCGCGCGATGCCCTCGTTTTCATACTTGCGGCCCACCATGAAGCCGGTGATGTTCTGCAGGAACACCAGCGGGATCTTGCGCTGCGCGCACAGTTCGATGAAATGGGCGCCCTTCTGCGCCGATTCCGAGAACAGGATGCCGTTGTTGGCCACGATGCCCACCGGCATGCCGTGGATGTGCGCGAAACCCGTGACCAGCGTGGTGCCGAAGCGCGCCTTGAATTCGTCGAAGTCCGAGCCGTCGACGATGCGGGCGATGATCTCGCGCACGTCGTAGGGCTTGCGCGTGTCGGCCGGAATGATGCCGTTGAGCTCGGCCGGGTCGTAGCGCGGCTCGCGCACCGGGGCCAGCGCCAGCGGCACGGGTTTCTGGCGGTTCAGGCGCGCTACTGCGCCGCGCGCCAGCTGCAGCGCGTGCAGGTCGTTGGCGGCCAGGTGGTCGGCCACGCCCGACAGGCGCGTGTGCACGTCGCCGCCGCCCAGGTCTTCGGCGCTGACCTCTTCGCCGGTGGCGGCCTTGACCAGCGGCGGGCCGCCCAGGAAGATGGTGCCCTGGTTGCGCACGATGATGGACTCGTCGCTCATGGCCGGCACATAGGCGCCGCCGGCCGTGCACGAGCCCATCACCACCGCGATCTGGGCGATGCCCTGCGCCGACATCACGGCCTGGTTGTAGAAGATGCGGCCGAAGTGGTCGCGGTCGGGAAACACTTCATCTTGCTGCGGCAGGTTGGCGCCGCCCGAATCCACCAGGTACACGCACGGCAGGCGGTTCTGCGCGGCGATCTCTTGCGCCCGCAGGTGCTTCTTGACGGTCATGGGGTAGTACGTGCCGCCCTTGACCGTGGCGTCGTTGCAGACGATGACACATTCGGTGCCCGAGATGCGCCCGATGCCGGTAATGACGCCCGCCCCGGGCGCCGCGCCGTCGTACATGCCGTGGGCGGCCATGGGCGACAGTTCCAGGAACGGGCTGCCCGGATCGATCAGGCGCTCGACGCGTTCGCGCGGCAGCAGCTTGCCGCGCGCCACGTGTTTGGCGCGCGCGGCTTCGTTGCCGCCCAGCGCGGTCTGCGCCAGCTGGCGGGCCAGGTCGTCGAGCTGCGCCTGCATGGCGCGCGCATTGTCGGCATAGTCTTGCGAACGCGGATTGATGCGGGATTCGATGGTGGGCATGAAAGCTTTTCCTATGCGTGTCTGACTCCCGAAGGGTGTCTGACACCATCCAACTTTGATCCAGGCACCAGGCTCCCGAAGGGTGCCTGGCACCGAGGTGTGCGCATTGCGGTGCAAACCAGATTCGGTGGGTGTCTGACACCCTTCGGGAGTCAGACACGCCAGGGGGTTACACCATCTCGATCGCCATTGCCACGGCTTCGCCGCCGCCGATGCACAGCGTGGCCACGCCGCGCTTGCCGCCGGTCTTGCGCAGCGCGCCCACCAGCGTGGCCACCAGGCGGGCGCCCGATGCGCCGATGGGGTGGCCCAACGCGGTGGCGCCGCCGTGCACGTTGACCTTCTCGTGCGGCAGCTTGAAGTCGTTCATGGCGGCCATGGCCACCACGGCG is from Bordetella petrii and encodes:
- a CDS encoding acetyl/propionyl/methylcrotonyl-CoA carboxylase subunit alpha encodes the protein MFDTLLIANRGEIACRVAATARRLGIRTVAVYSDADAGARHVAACDVAVHIGGPEPRASYLRADAILQAARDTGAQAIHPGYGFLSENEAFARAAADAGIAFVGPPASAIAAMGSKSAAKALMEKAGVPLVPGYHGDNQDPQFLKTQADAIGYPVLIKASAGGGGKGMRVVESAGAFLDALASCQREAASSFGDDRVLIERYLQKPRHIEIQVFADTHGNCVYLFERDCSVQRRHQKVIEEAPAPGMTPERRQAMGEAAVAAARAVGYVGAGTVEFIAEPDGRFYFMEMNTRLQVEHPVTEMITGHDLVEWQLRVAAGQPLPAAQQDLRISGHAIEARIYAENPDKGFLPSIGRLAYLELPPHAAFANGEVRVDGGVRMGDAITPFYDPMIAKLIVHGADRDQARARMIQALAHTHAVGVQTNVAFLTRLMRDEAFASADLDTGLIERQRQTLLPPPAAADAIALALATAAVLVRQGLAQSAGQAARPAADPWDVRDGWRLGGRYQQAVQWLDVDTLRDVTVARDGQAWTLAGAGADAPQAFSWRAHASANPNLAYGLRIVLDGRESAGTVVLHDGKAYVFREGRTQVLGLHDALAHAQDDQADHAGGLTAPMPGKIISIAVQAGDSVSRGQPLLVMEAMKMEHTISAPADGKVQEVFYAVGDQVAEGAELVAIA
- a CDS encoding LysR family transcriptional regulator, coding for MFELRLVRQFVVVAEELNFRRAAERLHMSQPPLSTAMQHLEADIGTALLDRSKHHVRLTAAGKVFYRDAIRLLQFVEQARERARRTGSGLEGALRLSFVPSAALDVLPEIFKRFQRDYPTVQLTLTAETTRRQLEDLQNGHTDLALLVGPVYDSQGLELVALQSQHFVIAVPVGHALARRQKVKMKELAGESFVSFPAAEGAGFAGALLGACQAAGFMPRIVQEASQMQAILTLVAGGLGVALVPSAMRRLHMSEVSFLEIAETRNPPSYQLLFAHAAANDNPVIQAFLASALGPAKPAAA
- a CDS encoding Bug family tripartite tricarboxylate transporter substrate binding protein; the protein is MLLAAPAGQAAAQDFPVRSITLVVPYPAGGSADILARAIGQKLGEKLGQPVVVENKGGAGTAIGAHFAAQAPADGYTLLLGTVSSHAINPAINKVGYDPIRDFALVAPVASTPFVLVTPPGSPFHTLADVIAAAQKQPGTLDYASAGPGTSNHLAGEMLANAAGIRLVHVPYRGSAPALVDVMAGHVPLMFDLQTTSVPHIREGKLRALAVTSLQRSALLPDVPTVAESGMPGFEVSAWFAVFVPAKVPAPVLQRLRGAMAAIMKSDDMEQKLRQIGAAPDLRSPDEFAAYLEAEVAKYTGVVKAAGLTSR
- a CDS encoding carboxyl transferase domain-containing protein — protein: MPTIESRINPRSQDYADNARAMQAQLDDLARQLAQTALGGNEAARAKHVARGKLLPRERVERLIDPGSPFLELSPMAAHGMYDGAAPGAGVITGIGRISGTECVIVCNDATVKGGTYYPMTVKKHLRAQEIAAQNRLPCVYLVDSGGANLPQQDEVFPDRDHFGRIFYNQAVMSAQGIAQIAVVMGSCTAGGAYVPAMSDESIIVRNQGTIFLGGPPLVKAATGEEVSAEDLGGGDVHTRLSGVADHLAANDLHALQLARGAVARLNRQKPVPLALAPVREPRYDPAELNGIIPADTRKPYDVREIIARIVDGSDFDEFKARFGTTLVTGFAHIHGMPVGIVANNGILFSESAQKGAHFIELCAQRKIPLVFLQNITGFMVGRKYENEGIARHGAKMVTAVATANVPKFTVLIGGSFGAGNYGMCGRAYSPRLLFMWPNARISVMGGEQAASVLATVRRDGIQAKGGQWSAEEEEAFKAPIRAQYEHEGHPYYATARLWDDGIIAPADTRRVLGLALSAALNTPIEDTRFGVFRM
- a CDS encoding alpha/beta hydrolase, encoding MTARPEPLTRRLREIGARWQQDIRAAGDETKALYLPLLAQAPKSGVEAVRDLAYGDDPRQTLDAYRPAGARNAPVVVFVHGGAFIRGAKNINAEMYANVATWFARHGCVGINMEYRLAQQAPYPGGAADVALACRWLARHVGALGGDAGRICLVGHSAGGTHVATWACDPLCGLPPINVRCAVLVSARLKADVLPANPNAPGVAAYFGPDPACHGPRSPLAHAARAPLPVLVANAEFENPLLDLYGLEFALALGRARGAAPLHIALPDHNHVSIMAHFNTPEQWLGEQVLAFFERSCR
- a CDS encoding RidA family protein — its product is MPNRVIAPAGIAPPLGPYSMAIASDGPGTWLHIAGQVGIGPGGALLDGFEAQARQAWSNLAAVLAEAGMQMQHLVKVNTYLTRAADVPLLGPVRAAFMGEARPASTLVIVQALAQPQWLVEVEAVAFLPAPA